A stretch of Canis lupus baileyi chromosome 7, mCanLup2.hap1, whole genome shotgun sequence DNA encodes these proteins:
- the SRSF12 gene encoding serine/arginine-rich splicing factor 12 isoform X3, whose product MATKVPEDLRREFGRYGPIVDVYIPLDFYTRRPRGFAYVQFEDVRDAEDALYNLNRKWVCGRQIEIQFAQGDRKTPGQMKSKERHPCSPSDHRRSRSPSQRRTRSRSSSWGRNRRRSDSLKESRHRRFSYSQSKSRSKSLPRRSTSARQSRTPRRNSGSRGRSRSKSLPKRSKSIGKSQSSSPQKQTSSGTKSRSHGRHSDSIARSPCKSPKGYTNSEAKAQTAKHSHFRSHSRSRSYRHKNSW is encoded by the exons GTGAGTTTGGTCGATATGGCCCTATAGTAGACGTTTACATTCCACTTGACTTCTACACCCGCCGCCCAAGAGGATTTGCTTATGTTCA ATTTGAAGATGTTCGTGATGCTGAAGATGCTCTTTATAACCTCAATAGAAAATGGGTATGTGGCCGTCAAATTGAAATACAGTTTGCACAAGGTGATCGAAAAA CACCAGGCCAAATGAAATCAAAAGAACGTCACCCTTGTTCTCCAAGTGATCATAGGAGATCAAGAAGCCCCAGCCAAAGGAGAACTCGAAGTAGAAGTTCTTCGTGGGGAAGAAATAGGAGACGGTCTGATAGCCTTAAAGA GTCTCGACACAGGCGATTTTCTTATAGCCAGTCTAAATCTCGCTCCAAATCACTACCAAGGCGGTCTACCTCAGCAAGGCAGTCAAGAACTCCAAGAAGGAATTCTGGTTCTAGAGGACGGTCAAGGTCCAAGTCCTTACCAAAAAGGTCCAAGTCAATAGGAAAATCACAATCAAGTTCACCTCAGAAGCAAACTAGCTCAGGAACAAAATCAAGATCACATGGAAGACATTCTGACTCCATAGCAAGATCCCCTTGTAAATCTCCCAAGGGCTATACCAATTCCGAAGCTAAAGCACAAACAGCAAAACACTCTCATTTTCGATCACATTCCAGATCTCGGAGTTATCGTCATAAAAACAGCTGGTAA
- the SRSF12 gene encoding serine/arginine-rich splicing factor 12 isoform X4, with protein sequence MKSKERHPCSPSDHRRSRSPSQRRTRSRSSSWGRNRRRSDSLKESRHRRFSYSQSKSRSKSLPRRSTSARQSRTPRRNSGSRGRSRSKSLPKRSKSIGKSQSSSPQKQTSSGTKSRSHGRHSDSIARSPCKSPKGYTNSEAKAQTAKHSHFRSHSRSRSYRHKNSW encoded by the exons ATGAAATCAAAAGAACGTCACCCTTGTTCTCCAAGTGATCATAGGAGATCAAGAAGCCCCAGCCAAAGGAGAACTCGAAGTAGAAGTTCTTCGTGGGGAAGAAATAGGAGACGGTCTGATAGCCTTAAAGA GTCTCGACACAGGCGATTTTCTTATAGCCAGTCTAAATCTCGCTCCAAATCACTACCAAGGCGGTCTACCTCAGCAAGGCAGTCAAGAACTCCAAGAAGGAATTCTGGTTCTAGAGGACGGTCAAGGTCCAAGTCCTTACCAAAAAGGTCCAAGTCAATAGGAAAATCACAATCAAGTTCACCTCAGAAGCAAACTAGCTCAGGAACAAAATCAAGATCACATGGAAGACATTCTGACTCCATAGCAAGATCCCCTTGTAAATCTCCCAAGGGCTATACCAATTCCGAAGCTAAAGCACAAACAGCAAAACACTCTCATTTTCGATCACATTCCAGATCTCGGAGTTATCGTCATAAAAACAGCTGGTAA